DNA sequence from the candidate division WOR-3 bacterium genome:
CCTCGTCATCCTGCTTCTCTTCGGCGCCCGTCGAATCCCGGAAGTGATGCGGTCCATCGGCAAGGGCGTGAGGGAGCTCAAGCGTGGGATGAAGGAGATAGACTCGGACGAAGACAAACCCGACAAACCGGACCAGGAGTCCAAGACCGACTGAGCGCAAGTCTGAGAGCTGGCGGCCGACCGCTGACAGCCGAAGTCAATACCAATACTGGCCCGCCATCGGTGCAAGACCATGTCTGAAACTCACCCATTCCTTGACCACTTAGAGGAACTGCGCCGCCGCATCTTCTACTCGCTCATCACTCTGGCTGTTGCCGCGGTCGTCGCCTTCTTCTTCTCCGACCGCGTGCTGGAGCTACTAACCCGGCCGGTCCCGAAGCTCGTTTTCCTTTCTCCGTCCGAAGCGTTCGTAGTCAAACTCAAGGTTGCACTGGCCTCCGGTCTGTTTCTTGCCGCACCTCTAATCTTCTACCAATTCTGGCGCTTTGTCCGACCGGCCCTGCTCCGGCATGAGGTGAAATACGTTGTCTGGGCCGTTGCAGTCTCGACGGTGTTTTTCCTGGGCGGTGTCGGCTTCGCCTACTTCATCGTCGTGCCGGTCGCGATGAAATTTCTGCTAAGCTTCGCCACCCCGAAGCTCGAGCCCATGCTCTCCATTGACCGCTACTTCAGCACGGTGGCCGCTTTCCTCTTGGCTTGCGGGGTTGTGTTTCAGTTACCAGTGGTTTCGTTCTTCCTGACCAAGCTCGGTATCATCACTCCCCGCACACTAGTCAAGCAGCACCGAATTGCCATTGTCGTCATCTTCGTAGTTGCGGCCATCCTGAGTCCGCCCGATGTATTCAGCCAGATTCTTATGGCCATACCACTCTTTGTGTTATACGAGGCCAGCATCCTCGCCTCATTTCTTGCCCGGTCCAAACCGAAGCAAGCCGGCGGATAGAAACTGGCTGGTCGTCTCTTCGCCCTGCAGCGTTGACAGCGATACGGTTCCGGCCTATGCTGGCGCATGGCCGAGAAGGCTCAGGTCAGCGAGCTACTGGACGAAGCTAGGACCCTTGTCCAGACCCGGCCAGAACAAGCGATGGTCTTGACCCAGCAGGCACTCGAACAAGCGCAGGCAACTGGAAACCAGCGGGCTGAGGCAGATGCACTTGCACTGGCCGGTATGCTGTTCGGGCTCCGTGGCGAACTGGACGCAGCCGCGGACCGGCTGGGACGGGCACTTGCGTTATGCGAAGCGCTTGGAGACGACGCTGGCGCGGCAAACTCATGCAATAACCTGTGTATGGTGTGCCGGGAAAGGGGCGAGCTTGACCGAGCCATGGCGCTGGCCCAACGGTGTCTTGCGAAAATGGAACAACTCAGGGACCGGCACGGCGTGGCCTCGGCCTACCTGAACATCGGACTGATTCACGCGGACTTGGGCGACTGGGACCGGGCACTGGAAAATTACTTCCGGGCCCTAGCCGAGAAAGAGGGAACCGAGGACCGCAAGAACGTTGCACTCTACTACAACAACATCGGCGAGCTTTATATGCTCCGGGGCAAGCTGGACCGGGCTAATTTTTTCTTGGCGCGGGCATTAGAGACAGCCCAGTTATCAGGTTCTTCCTGGGTTCAGGCTGAAGTATTGGGCACGATGGGCGAGGTCGCGTTTCGGGCCGGTGACCGGGCCCGGGCCCAGTCGCTCTACGAGCAGGATGAGGCGATATGCCGCAAGTCTGGAGACCGTGACGAACTTGCCGAGGTACTGCGCCGAAGAGCTGAGCTTGACATCGCGCGGGGCGAGCCGCTTGAAGCCCGTGTCAGACTTGACCAGGCCGAGACGCTCTGCCGTGAGACCGGGTCAAAGCGGGAACAGGGGAACGTGCTTCGTACGAAGGCGCTGCTGGCACTACTGGAAAACGACAGTGCGGCGGCAGAGCGATATGCCGAGGAAAGTGCCAGGGTCCTCAGGTCACTTGGCCGGAACTACGAACTGGCGTGCTCGCTTGTTGTTCTGGCTCGGGCTGCGCCTAGCCGGCAGGATGCCCTGCGTGAAGCGCAGACGATATTTGAGAACTTGGGCGCAGTCGGCTCCGCGGCTGAAGCGCGCGAGCTGGCAGAGCAGACTCACGCCCTGCCGAAGGTTGAGGTCCGGAAGCGGGCAGATAAGTTTCCCGGAGTAGTCGGCGTGGATACAACGCTGGCCGGAGTGTTTGAGACAATTGAGCGCGCTGCTCGGACTAGGGCAAGCGTGCTCATCCTCGGCGAGTCCGGGACTGGCAAGGAAGTCGTCGCCAGAACTCTACACCGGCTCTCAGACCGGGCCGACCGACCATTCGTGGCCGTGAACTGCGCGGCGATACCGGAAACGCTCCTGGAAAGCGAGCTGTTCGGAGTAGAAAGGGGCACCGCAACTGGCGTGAGTCAGCGTGAAGGTAAGTTTGAGACCGCCCAGGGCGGCACGATATTCCTGGACGAAGTCGGAGATATGTCACTGAGCCTGCAGGCCAAGTTGCTCAGAGTTCTACAGGACCGTACGTTCGAGCGGGTCGGCGGCCGCAGACTGATTGAGGTGGACGTGCGCATCGTTGCGGCCACGAACAAGGACCTTGAGCAGGCAATGGCAGAAGGAAGATTTCGGCGCGACCTTTTCTACCGGTTGAACGTCATCACTGTCTCGCTGCCGCCGTTGCGGGAGCGGACTCAGGACATTCCGGAGCTCGTACGACTCTTCATCCGAAGAGTAAGTGAAGAGTACTCAAAGCCGGTACGTGGGGTAACCGATGACTGTCTTGCCTGCCTTGTCGGATACTCCTGGCCCGGCAACATCCGCGAGCTCGAGAACGTAATTGAGCGGGGCGTGATTCTAGCCCGGGGTGAGTTCGTAACTGCAGCCGACCTACCGGCCAGCGTCCGCAAGGCGGTCGCCAACGGCGAGGGGATGGCGCAGAGCTGGCAGACAGCAAGACGAAAGGCCGCGTCTACTGCCGGAGCTGGGGTCGAACGCCAGGCAGTTGAAGAAGCGCTCAAGTCAACCGGCTGGGTCGTGAAACGGGCTGCCGATCGGCTCGGCATCAGCCGCCGGCAGTTATATAGAATAATACAGAGGTACGGCCTGAAGCGGCCGGAATAGCACTAACCTTGACCCGGGCACAAGCCAAGCACAAGCTCAGGCGTCGTCAGGGCTGACCTCACCTTTCCTACAACCGGGCCGGGCGTTGGAATACCGTGAGACGTGATGCTTGGTCTTAGTACGCACGCTGCCCATGTGTCATGGCACATTTCTGTGCCAAGACACGGCACATAGGCTGATGGTCCGGCTTCGACAAGTTACATAAACATGCGACTTGCGTCGCAGTGCCCTCCTGGCATGGCACTTGCGGTATCAGGGGCATGGCTTACAGAACAGAACAAAGAAAGGAGACCGCAATGACCGCAAGAACAGAAAGCCATGTGACAGTGAGTCCGAACAAATCCGCAGACCATAAGGAGGTCAGAATGTTCGCAAGAACGCTCGT
Encoded proteins:
- the tatA gene encoding twin-arginine translocase TatA/TatE family subunit, which translates into the protein MFGLGWQEILLIVLVILLLFGARRIPEVMRSIGKGVRELKRGMKEIDSDEDKPDKPDQESKTD
- the tatC gene encoding twin-arginine translocase subunit TatC; this translates as MSETHPFLDHLEELRRRIFYSLITLAVAAVVAFFFSDRVLELLTRPVPKLVFLSPSEAFVVKLKVALASGLFLAAPLIFYQFWRFVRPALLRHEVKYVVWAVAVSTVFFLGGVGFAYFIVVPVAMKFLLSFATPKLEPMLSIDRYFSTVAAFLLACGVVFQLPVVSFFLTKLGIITPRTLVKQHRIAIVVIFVVAAILSPPDVFSQILMAIPLFVLYEASILASFLARSKPKQAGG
- a CDS encoding sigma 54-interacting transcriptional regulator, producing MAEKAQVSELLDEARTLVQTRPEQAMVLTQQALEQAQATGNQRAEADALALAGMLFGLRGELDAAADRLGRALALCEALGDDAGAANSCNNLCMVCRERGELDRAMALAQRCLAKMEQLRDRHGVASAYLNIGLIHADLGDWDRALENYFRALAEKEGTEDRKNVALYYNNIGELYMLRGKLDRANFFLARALETAQLSGSSWVQAEVLGTMGEVAFRAGDRARAQSLYEQDEAICRKSGDRDELAEVLRRRAELDIARGEPLEARVRLDQAETLCRETGSKREQGNVLRTKALLALLENDSAAAERYAEESARVLRSLGRNYELACSLVVLARAAPSRQDALREAQTIFENLGAVGSAAEARELAEQTHALPKVEVRKRADKFPGVVGVDTTLAGVFETIERAARTRASVLILGESGTGKEVVARTLHRLSDRADRPFVAVNCAAIPETLLESELFGVERGTATGVSQREGKFETAQGGTIFLDEVGDMSLSLQAKLLRVLQDRTFERVGGRRLIEVDVRIVAATNKDLEQAMAEGRFRRDLFYRLNVITVSLPPLRERTQDIPELVRLFIRRVSEEYSKPVRGVTDDCLACLVGYSWPGNIRELENVIERGVILARGEFVTAADLPASVRKAVANGEGMAQSWQTARRKAASTAGAGVERQAVEEALKSTGWVVKRAADRLGISRRQLYRIIQRYGLKRPE